The bacterium sequence CTCTTTCATCTATTTTTTGACACTATCCCCATTACCCTTTTTTAGTTTTTCTTTTAGATATTTTTGAACAGAATTTATAAAAATTGGTATTAAACTTTTACTATCTTTTAAAAAATTTTCTATTGAATTCCATTTTATATCAATATATTCATGGGTAATAATATTTCTTAAATTGACATAAGAAGAAAGGCCATCCATACATCTTTTTTCAAAATGTTTAAATAAAGATAAAAATCTAACCATTTCTTTATATGTTTCAGGTAATTTATATTCTTCTGATATTATAATAACTTTTGATATATCAATAACTGAATTTAAAACATTTTCAATCCATCTTTCTATTTCTCTTCTTTTCTTTCTATTTTTGTAATAAATATCCCATGTAAAATTTTCATACTCATGATAGTCCTCCCATTCGGACTCCAAAAATTTTA is a genomic window containing:
- a CDS encoding DUF86 domain-containing protein, with translation MKEEIKERLINYLKFLESEWEDYHEYENFTWDIYYKNRKKRREIERWIENVLNSVIDISKVIIISEEYKLPETYKEMVRFLSLFKHFEKRCMDGLSSYVNLRNIITHEYIDIKWNSIENFLKDSKSLIPIFINSVQKYLKEKLKKGNGDSVKK